Sequence from the uncultured Flavobacterium sp. genome:
ATGGTAGCAATAATGATGTATTCGATCATTTAAATAATCAAACTACTTTTAGTTTAGGAGCTTCTTTTAATTTATAAGAGTTTTTAACCGCAAAGCGCGCGAAGTTTTAATTTTACTTTACGCATAGAAAACACAAAGTTCGCAAAGCCAGATCAACACAAAGCTTTGCGAACTTTGCGTTTTTATAAAACCCTTAAAAAAATCTTAGCGTTCTTTGCGGTTAAGTAAGGTCGATTTAAAAAATTACTAGGTAAAAAAATCTTAACCGCAAAGTGCGCGAAGTTTTACGCGAAGTTCGCAACGTATTTCTCGCAAAGTCGCAGAGACGCAAAGCTTTTTAAATAAAAAACCGCCTGATTGGGCGGTTTTTTGTTTTATGGGATATCTTGAAGATTGTTAAACTACATTATTTGCTTAGCAAAATACTCCAATCGGCTCCGCTGTAGATTTTGTATTTTTCAGAGAAACTTCCTTGGTTTACTGCTAATGAAAAATTCAAAAGGCTGTTAAAGTAACAAACATCTGTACCAACCTGAACTTCTCCAAAAGTGTGAACCAATTTTAATTTTCCATCATAAACCTTTTTAGTTCCTTTGAAAATCTGGATTTTAACGATATCTCCAGCTTTCAAATCTAAATTAGCAAAAGTCTTTTTATCAATATTTGTCCAAACGTTTCCGTATTGAATGTCTAGAATTGGAATTCCGCCTTTGATAATTCCTTTTTCGAAAACCGGTTTTTGGTATTCGATTTTTACTACTTCGTTTGGCAATTTTGGTCCAACTTCTTCAAACGTAATTGTTTTTGATGCTAAACGTGCTCCGGTAAAAGCATAAACATCGCGACCATGAAACGTATAAGATTCATTTGAATTCTGACGACGGTTTTTTACTTCGTCGATTTCGCGAACTTCCTGAATTCCTAATTGTTCAGCAATTAAAGTTAAAGTTCCGTTGTCCGGAGTTACAAAATAATGTCCTGATTTAGTCAATAAAACAACTGAATGTCTTGAAGTACCAACTCCCGGATCACAAACAGAAACAAAAACAGTTCCTGCAGGATAATATTGTGCCGTTTGAGACAAACGATATGCTGCTTCCCAAATATTAAATGCCGGGATTTCATGTGTTACATCAAATATTTTCAAATCGGTTGAAACTCCCATCGCAACCCCTTTCATAGCAGATACTGCCCCATCTTTCAAACCAAAATCTGATTGAAAAACCAATACGTTATTTTGCGAAAAGCCATTAAATGTAAT
This genomic interval carries:
- a CDS encoding S-adenosyl-l-methionine hydroxide adenosyltransferase family protein, coding for MKLRLLLFLCAITFNGFSQNNVLVFQSDFGLKDGAVSAMKGVAMGVSTDLKIFDVTHEIPAFNIWEAAYRLSQTAQYYPAGTVFVSVCDPGVGTSRHSVVLLTKSGHYFVTPDNGTLTLIAEQLGIQEVREIDEVKNRRQNSNESYTFHGRDVYAFTGARLASKTITFEEVGPKLPNEVVKIEYQKPVFEKGIIKGGIPILDIQYGNVWTNIDKKTFANLDLKAGDIVKIQIFKGTKKVYDGKLKLVHTFGEVQVGTDVCYFNSLLNFSLAVNQGSFSEKYKIYSGADWSILLSK